The genomic interval GCAGCGAAAACCCCAACCACCTGCAGCTCGGTGCCCAGATGCTCGCGCCGACCGCAACACCTGCGCTGATCCGTCCGGTGATCGCCAGCATCGGCACGCTTTTCCAGCCGGCGCTGCTGCTGCCGGAAATTCCCGCGCTCAAGCAGCCTGCCACCCTGCTGGCGCTGCGCGGCAGCTTCGCTCCGCAGCGCGAATTCATGGTCGAAGGCATGGGCCGTCCGCAAAACATACGCGCCACCAAGCTGCTGGAACAGTCCGCCACCTTCGATCTATTCGAGTTCGCGCACATTCATCCCTAAGCACCGTCGGATTTGATACACAAATCCTCCAGCGATCCGGACAGCGCTTCATCGATGTGACCGGATGCCCTTTGCGCCAGTTCCAGCAAAGGCCGGTCACCGTTCTGAGGCACACTGCTTTCAGGCCGGAATACGAACAGGCGGAAAACATCCGCCAGCGATATCTCCGCCGCATTGCGCGCCAGCATCCAGCCTTGCCGAGCCGTCCGTTCCACCAGGCTCGCGTCGCGCAACTGGCGCAGGATGTCTTCGAGTTCTCCCAGTGCCAGACCGGTTTCCTGCCGCAGCAGCGGCAGGCTCAATGCCGCACCGCGCTGCTGAGCGTGACGCAACGCGCGCAGCACGTGCAACGCATCGAAATAGTTCCGCGCGGTCGTGCGTTCGATGCGCCAGGCACCGCCGCGCCAGTACGACAGGGACGCCGCCACCACGGCACCCGCCACGACCACCAGCCAGGAAAGATATATCCAGATCAGGAATACCGGCATGCTGGCGAACGCGCCGTACACCAGGGTATAGCTGGAAAAATGCAGGATGTAGGCGGTAAAACCCCTGCTCATCAACTCCAGGCCCAGCCCCGCCACCAGCCCCCCCGCCAGCGCATGCTTGACCGGAACATAGCGATTGGGCACCGCCAGATAGAGCAGGGAGAAAGCCGCGATGGTTATCACGACCGGCACGACTTTCAGCACCACCACGCCCAATTCCGGAATGGACTCCACGTAACCGAGAGAATAGCTCACCAGGTAGGAGGTCAGCGACAGGCTGGCGCCGACGGACAACGGCCCCAGGGTCAGCACCGCCCAATAGGTGAGGATGCGCTGCAACAGGGGGCGCTGCGTGCGCACCCGCCAGATCAGGTTGAAGGCGTGCTCGATGGTCAGCATCAGCATCAGGGCGGTCACCGCCAGCGCCGCGATGCCGGCGGCGGTAAGACGCGCGGCTTTCTCCGAGAACTGCTGCATGTACACGGTGATGATCTTGCCCGCGACTTCCGGCACCATGGTGGTGAGCAAAAAAATCTTGAGCTGCGTCATCAGGCCGGAGAACGCCGGAAACGCCGAGATCACCGTCAAGGCGATGACGATCAGCGGCACCAGTGACAGCAGCGTGGTGTAAGTCAGACTGGAGGCGATCTGGACGCAGCGGTCCTCGTCGAAGCGACGCGCCAGGAAACGCAGGAAACCGAGCAGTTCTGAGAGTTGGGCGGACATGGGAATGAATGAAATGAGGTCAGCTATAATAGGCCATATTCAACCCCCTTGAGAATGTCCGATGAGTGAAATACTGGTTCTCTACTACAGCCTGCACGGCGCCGTGAAGGAAATGGCGCAACTGGTCGCGCGCGGCGTGGAACAGGTTCCCGGCGCGACGGCGCGCATCCGCACCGTACCGAAAGTATCCACGGTATGCGAGGCGGTGGAGGACGGCATCCCCGATTCAGGCGCGCCGTACGTCGAACTCAAGGACCTGGAGGAGTGCGTCGGCCTGGCGCTGGGCAGCCCCACCCGCTTCGGCAACATGGCGGCACCGATGAAATACTTCTGGGACGGCACCACGCCGCTGTGGCTGAAAGGCGCGCTGGTCGGCAAACCGGCGGCGCTGTTCACCTCCACCGCCAGCATG from Sulfurimicrobium lacus carries:
- a CDS encoding YihY family inner membrane protein; the encoded protein is MSAQLSELLGFLRFLARRFDEDRCVQIASSLTYTTLLSLVPLIVIALTVISAFPAFSGLMTQLKIFLLTTMVPEVAGKIITVYMQQFSEKAARLTAAGIAALAVTALMLMLTIEHAFNLIWRVRTQRPLLQRILTYWAVLTLGPLSVGASLSLTSYLVSYSLGYVESIPELGVVVLKVVPVVITIAAFSLLYLAVPNRYVPVKHALAGGLVAGLGLELMSRGFTAYILHFSSYTLVYGAFASMPVFLIWIYLSWLVVVAGAVVAASLSYWRGGAWRIERTTARNYFDALHVLRALRHAQQRGAALSLPLLRQETGLALGELEDILRQLRDASLVERTARQGWMLARNAAEISLADVFRLFVFRPESSVPQNGDRPLLELAQRASGHIDEALSGSLEDLCIKSDGA
- the wrbA gene encoding NAD(P)H:quinone oxidoreductase; this translates as MSEILVLYYSLHGAVKEMAQLVARGVEQVPGATARIRTVPKVSTVCEAVEDGIPDSGAPYVELKDLEECVGLALGSPTRFGNMAAPMKYFWDGTTPLWLKGALVGKPAALFTSTASMHGGQETTLVSMMLPLLHHGMLIAGLPYSNPELAATSAGGTPYGASHVAGTDGNKPFTEEERKLCIALGKRVAETALKLVK